A window of Ananas comosus cultivar F153 linkage group 4, ASM154086v1, whole genome shotgun sequence contains these coding sequences:
- the LOC109709218 gene encoding probable sugar phosphate/phosphate translocator At3g11320 yields MSGRSVSSSSAAAAAAAGGSGRLFTIGLVAAWYSSNIGVLLLNKYLLSNYGFKYPIFLTMCHMAACSLLSYVAIAWLKLVPMQAVRSRLQLLKIAALSLVFCGSVVSGNISLRYLPVSFNQAVGATTPFFTAVFAYIMTVKREAWITYVTLVPVVTGVIIASGGEPSFHLFGFIMCVGATAARALKTVLQGILLSSEGEKLNSMNLLLYMAPIAVLLLLPATIFMEENVVGITVALAREDFKIILYLLFNSCLAYFVNLTNFLVTKHTSALTLQVLGNAKGAVAVVVSILIFRNPVSVTGMLGYTLTVIGVVLYSEAKKRNR; encoded by the exons ATGAGCGGGAGAAGCGTCTCGTCGTCgtccgcagcggcggcggcggcggcgggggggagTGGGAGGCTCTTCACGATCGGGCTCGTGGCGGCGTGGTACTCGTCCAACATCGGGGTCCTCCTCCTCAACAAGTACCTCCTCAGCAACTACGGGTTCAAGTACCCGATCTTCCTCACCATGTGCCACATGGCCGCGTGCTCCCTCCTCAGCTACGTCGCCATCGCCTGGCTCAAGCTCGTCCCCATGCAGGCCGTGCGCTCCCGGCTCCAGCTCCTCAAGATCGCCGCGCTCAGCCTCGTCTTCTGCGGCTCCGTCGTCAGCGGCAACATCTCCCTCCGCTACCTCCCCGTCTCCTTCAACCAGGCCGTCGGCGCCACCACGCCCTTCTTCACCGCCGTCTTCGCCTACATCATGACCGTCAAGCGCGAGGCCTGGATCACCTACGTCACGCTCGTCCCGGTCGTCACCGGCGTCATCATCGCCAGCgga GGAGAGCCAAGTTTtcatttgtttggttttattATGTGTGTTGGTGCAACTGCTGCTAGGGCACTTAAGACAGTATTGCAAGGCATTCTACTTTCCTCTGAGGG GGAGAAGCTTAATTCTATGAATCTTCTGCTCTACATGGCTCCAATAGCTGTACTTCTACTACTTCCTGCTACAATATTTATGGAGGAAAATGTGGTTGGCATCACAGTGGCACTTGCTAGAGAAGATTTCAAGATTATTTTGTACCTTCTATTTAACTCTTGCTTGGCGTACTTTGTGAATTTGACAAATTTCTTGGTCACCAAACATACTAGTGCGTTGACTCTTCAG GTTCTCGGGAACGCAAAAGGCGCTGTCGCAGTTGTTGTCTCGATTCTAATATTTAGGAACCCAGTATCTGTGACAGGAATGCTAGGTTACACCCTCACGGTCATTGGTGTCGTTCTGTATAGTGAAGCCAAGAAGCGCAACAGATGA
- the LOC109708491 gene encoding dof zinc finger protein PBF-like — protein MGSMEISNAHHHQAMGSSTLPLEEVLASCPKPQQQERKVVRPQPEQSLKCPRCESTNTKFCYYNNYSLSQPRYFCKGCRRYWTKGGSLRNVPVGGGCRKNKRSSSNSSSNSSSTSPSNSSSSSKRPQDHHQTHLMITTSSVITPSLSTLFPPHQLSYDPSDLSLAFARLHKQPAAAPGELGLAHHEHDPSFLLLANPNPNPNPNPNPSPGCMIPPYSGPGFLDILRGGFLDTITPHPHPNGFNSLFYGWGGNNGNGLQEVEGVGGGEKEEVVVPLNGGLMGGGAAAAAAAAAATATATATTTTATTVTTSQLEPCRALDHGGESKNILMGGLQWQLGGDGNLAVDSAGRDFWNVNGVASSSSSTSCTSWHGIINSSLM, from the exons ATGGGATCGATGGAGATTTCTAATGCACATCATCACCAG gCCATGGGTAGTAGTACTCTTCCACTAGAAGAAGTTCTTGCTAGCTGCCCCAAACCACAGCAGCAAGAGAGGAAGGTGGTGAGGCCCCAACCAGAGCAATCCCTAAAGTGCCCTAGATGTGAGTCCACCAACACCAAGTTCTGCTACTACAACAACTACAGCCTCTCCCAGCCAAGATACTTCTGCAAGGGCTGTAGAAGGTACTGGACCAAAGGAGGCTCCCTTAGAAATGTCCCTGTAGGTGGAGGGTGCAGGAAGAACAAGAGATCATCTTCCAATTCCTCATCCAACTCCTCTTCCACCTCACCATctaactcctcctcctcctcaaagAGACCACAAGATCATCATCAGACCCACCTGATGATCACCACCAGCTCTGTGATCACTCCATCACTCTCAACCCTCTTCCCCCCTCACCAGCTGTCTTATGACCCCAGTGATCTTAGTCTGGCCTTTGCAAGGCTCCACAAGCAGCCTGCAGCAGCACCAGGAGAGTTGGGGCTTGCCCATCATGAACATGATCCCAGCTTCCTGCTGCtcgcaaaccctaaccctaaccctaaccctaaccctaacccaagTCCTGGCTGCATGATACCCCCTTACTCTGGGCCTGGTTTTCTTGACATTTTGAGGGGTGGGTTTCTTGATACCATTacccctcaccctcaccctaaTGGTTTCAACAGCCTCTTCTATGGGTGGGGTGGGAACAATGGTAATGGACTTCAAGAGGTGGAGGGAGTTGGTGGTGGTGAAaaagaggaggtggtggtgcCCCTCAATGGAGGATTAATGGGTGGtggtgcagcagcagcagcagcagcagcagcagcaacagcaacagcaacagcaacaacaacaacagctaCTACTGTGACAACTAGCCAATTAGAACCTTGCAGAGCCTTGGATCATGGAGGGGAGAGCAAAAATATCTTGATGGGTGGTCTCCAATGGCAACTTGGTGGGGATGGTAACTTGGCTGTGGACTCAGCTGGAAGAGACTTTTGGAATGTTAATGGAGttgcttcttcctcctcttctacTTCCTGTACTTCTTGGCATGGTATCATCAACAGCTCTTTGATGTAG
- the LOC109709217 gene encoding interactor of constitutive active ROPs 2, chloroplastic-like isoform X2 — MQTPKTRNGSSDVPQRTSPATPRSARVSKTGGNESDTSGITPMKTMTERSPKVVERRSPRSPATEKKRPSRISELESQVNQLQEDLKKAKDQLSSAETWKRKALQEAEEGKKQLLDASLKLEDSQKQLLDFSAAEESRLQELRKISQERDRAWQSELEAVQNQHSVDSAALGSAMAEIQKLKLQLEASSQSEADTMKQSEEAHLKLKAFEQEMEEKLAIIESLNVQLKDGKKAESEAKAMVSESQELLGKAKITIEDLRDEGSKLREALRLKEAELDEFKDQVKSLEHIATNSQSGHLESEIEKLRSTLEAAEIKHREEQTQNATKIETAFNTVESLKIELKKREEEVAELKATLNEKEIALQWLVDSNKEENSEEIERTRMNQMQSELEAKLIKSVSDIAELKANLMDKENELQSISEENETLKVGKAKQEAESHKQYETAIAELELAKAAEQEVRMKLGYVTEEADKNSRRAARVAEQLETAQAANSEMESELRRLRVQSDQWRKAAEAAAAALTTNNGRFMERSGSMDSDYNSIGGKLMSSPFSDLDDESPKKKNNNVLRRMSGLWKKSPK, encoded by the exons ATGCAGACACCAAAAACCAG GAATGGATCCTCAGATGTTCCGCAGAGGACATCTCCAGCCACACCTCGATCGGCCCGTGTGAGCAAGACCGGAGGAAACGAATCTGACACTTCCGGGATTACTCCGATGAAAACCATGACTGAAAGAAGCCCGAAGGTCGTCGAACGACGGTCCCCGAGAAGCCCAGCGACGGAG AAGAAGCGCCCGAGCAGGATATCGGAGTTAGAATCCCAGGTCAATCAGCTGCAGGAGGATTTGAAGAAGGCCAAAGATCAGCTGAGTTCGGCAGAAACATGGAAGAGAAAAGCCCTGCAAGAAGCCGAGGAAGGTAAAAAGCAGCTTCTCGACGCGTCCCTAAAGCTCGAGGACTCCCAAAAGCAGCTTCTCGATTTCTCCGCTGCTGAAGAATCTCGCCTTCAAGAACTGCGAAAGATATCTCAAGAACGCGACCGAGCTTGGCAATCCGAGCTCGAAGCCGTTCAGAACCAGCACTCTGTGGACTCTGCGGCTCTGGGCTCGGCCATGGCCGAGATTCAGAAGCTGAAACTGCAGCTAGAAGCGTCTTCTCAATCTGAGGCTGATACAATGAAGCAATCCGAAGAAGCCCATTTGAAGCTTAAGGCATTCGAGCAAGAGATGGAGGAGAAACTTGCTATTATTGAGAGCCTCAATGTTCAACTTAAGGACGGCAAAAAGGCCGAATCTGAGGCAAAAGCTATGGTCAGCGAGAGCCAGGAGCTACTAGGTAAGGCGAAGATTACTATCGAAGACCTTCGTGACGAAGGATCGAAGCTGCGAGAGGCCCTTAGATTGAAGGAGGCGGAGTTAGATGAGTTTAAAGATCAAGTTAAATCGCTCGAGCATATCGCAACGAACTCTCAATCTGGTCACCTGGAGTCGGAGATAGAGAAACTTAGATCAACACTCGAAGCGGCTGAGATTAAACACCGCGAGGAGCAAACCCAGAACGCGACGAAGATCGAAACTGCATTCAACACGGTGGAGAGTTTGAAGATCGAActgaagaagagagaagaggaggttgCGGAACTTAAGGCTACTCTAAACGAAAAGGAAATCGCACTGCAATGGCTCGTGGATTCTAACAAAGAAGAGAACTCGGAGGAGATCGAGAGGACCCGAATGAACCAAATGCAATCCGAACTGGAAGCGAAGTTGATAAAGTCCGTCTCGGACATCGCGGAGCTCAAAGCCAACCTCATGGACAAGGAGAACGAGCTGCAGAGCATCTCGGAGGAGAACGAGACCCTAAAAGTGGGAAAGGCGAAGCAAGAGGCGGAGAGCCATAAACAGTACGAAACCGCCATCGCCGAGCTCGAGCTGGCGAAGGCGGCGGAGCAAGAGGTGAGGATGAAGCTCGGGTACGTCACGGAGGAAGCCGACAAGAACAGCAGGAGGGCCGCGAGGGTGGCGGAGCAGCTGGAGACAGCGCAAGCCGCGAATTCGGAGATGGAGTCGGAGCTGAGGCGGCTGCGGGTGCAGTCGGATCAGTGGAggaaggcggcggaggcggccgcggcggcgctcaCTACGAACAACGGGAGGTTCATGGAGAGGAGCGGGTCGATGGATTCGGATTATAACTCGATCGGCGGGAAGCTGATGAGCTCGCCGTTCTCCGACCTGGACGACGAGTcgccgaagaagaagaacaacaaTGTTCTGAGGAGGATGAGTGGCTTGTGGAAGAAGAGCCCAAAGTGA
- the LOC109709580 gene encoding salt stress-induced hydrophobic peptide ESI3, which produces MGSETFLEVILAILLPPVGVFLRYGCGVEFWIDLLLTILGYIPGIIYAIYVLVG; this is translated from the exons ATGGGTTCAGAGACGTTTTTGGAGGTGATTTTGGCTATTTTGCTACCACCTGTGGGAGTTTTTCTACGTTATGGGTGTGGT GTGGAGTTTTGGATCGATCTGCTGTTGACAATACTGGGTTATATACCAGGAATAATTTACGCCATATATGTTTTGGTAGGATAG
- the LOC109709217 gene encoding interactor of constitutive active ROPs 2, chloroplastic-like isoform X1, producing MQTPKTRNGSSDVPQRTSPATPRSARVSKTGGNESDTSGITPMKTMTERSPKVVERRSPRSPATEKKRPSRISELESQVNQLQEDLKKAKDQLSSAETWKRKALQEAEEGKKQLLDASLKLEDSQKQLLDFSAAEESRLQELRKISQERDRAWQSELEAVQNQHSVDSAALGSAMAEIQKLKLQLEASSQSEADTMKQSEEAHLKLKAFEQEMEEKLAIIESLNVQLKDGKKAESEAKAMVSESQELLGKAKITIEDLRDEGSKLREALRLKEAELDEFKDQVKSLEHIATNSQSGHLESEIEKLRSTLEAAEIKHREEQTQNATKIETAFNTVESLKIELKKREEEVAELKATLNEKEIALQWLVDSNKEENSEEIERTRMNQMQSELEAKLIKSVSDIAELKANLMDKENELQSISEENETLKVGKAKQEAESHKQYETAIAELELAKAAEQEVRMKLGYVTEEADKNSRRAARVAEQLETAQAANSEMESELRRLRVQSDQWRKAAEAAAAALTTNNGRFMERSGSMDSDYNSIGGKLMSSPFSDLDDESPKKKNNNVLRRMSGLWKKSPKYN from the exons ATGCAGACACCAAAAACCAG GAATGGATCCTCAGATGTTCCGCAGAGGACATCTCCAGCCACACCTCGATCGGCCCGTGTGAGCAAGACCGGAGGAAACGAATCTGACACTTCCGGGATTACTCCGATGAAAACCATGACTGAAAGAAGCCCGAAGGTCGTCGAACGACGGTCCCCGAGAAGCCCAGCGACGGAG AAGAAGCGCCCGAGCAGGATATCGGAGTTAGAATCCCAGGTCAATCAGCTGCAGGAGGATTTGAAGAAGGCCAAAGATCAGCTGAGTTCGGCAGAAACATGGAAGAGAAAAGCCCTGCAAGAAGCCGAGGAAGGTAAAAAGCAGCTTCTCGACGCGTCCCTAAAGCTCGAGGACTCCCAAAAGCAGCTTCTCGATTTCTCCGCTGCTGAAGAATCTCGCCTTCAAGAACTGCGAAAGATATCTCAAGAACGCGACCGAGCTTGGCAATCCGAGCTCGAAGCCGTTCAGAACCAGCACTCTGTGGACTCTGCGGCTCTGGGCTCGGCCATGGCCGAGATTCAGAAGCTGAAACTGCAGCTAGAAGCGTCTTCTCAATCTGAGGCTGATACAATGAAGCAATCCGAAGAAGCCCATTTGAAGCTTAAGGCATTCGAGCAAGAGATGGAGGAGAAACTTGCTATTATTGAGAGCCTCAATGTTCAACTTAAGGACGGCAAAAAGGCCGAATCTGAGGCAAAAGCTATGGTCAGCGAGAGCCAGGAGCTACTAGGTAAGGCGAAGATTACTATCGAAGACCTTCGTGACGAAGGATCGAAGCTGCGAGAGGCCCTTAGATTGAAGGAGGCGGAGTTAGATGAGTTTAAAGATCAAGTTAAATCGCTCGAGCATATCGCAACGAACTCTCAATCTGGTCACCTGGAGTCGGAGATAGAGAAACTTAGATCAACACTCGAAGCGGCTGAGATTAAACACCGCGAGGAGCAAACCCAGAACGCGACGAAGATCGAAACTGCATTCAACACGGTGGAGAGTTTGAAGATCGAActgaagaagagagaagaggaggttgCGGAACTTAAGGCTACTCTAAACGAAAAGGAAATCGCACTGCAATGGCTCGTGGATTCTAACAAAGAAGAGAACTCGGAGGAGATCGAGAGGACCCGAATGAACCAAATGCAATCCGAACTGGAAGCGAAGTTGATAAAGTCCGTCTCGGACATCGCGGAGCTCAAAGCCAACCTCATGGACAAGGAGAACGAGCTGCAGAGCATCTCGGAGGAGAACGAGACCCTAAAAGTGGGAAAGGCGAAGCAAGAGGCGGAGAGCCATAAACAGTACGAAACCGCCATCGCCGAGCTCGAGCTGGCGAAGGCGGCGGAGCAAGAGGTGAGGATGAAGCTCGGGTACGTCACGGAGGAAGCCGACAAGAACAGCAGGAGGGCCGCGAGGGTGGCGGAGCAGCTGGAGACAGCGCAAGCCGCGAATTCGGAGATGGAGTCGGAGCTGAGGCGGCTGCGGGTGCAGTCGGATCAGTGGAggaaggcggcggaggcggccgcggcggcgctcaCTACGAACAACGGGAGGTTCATGGAGAGGAGCGGGTCGATGGATTCGGATTATAACTCGATCGGCGGGAAGCTGATGAGCTCGCCGTTCTCCGACCTGGACGACGAGTcgccgaagaagaagaacaacaaTGTTCTGAGGAGGATGAGTGGCTTGTGGAAGAAGAGCCCAAA ATATAACTAG